One Bacillus amyloliquefaciens DSM 7 = ATCC 23350 DNA window includes the following coding sequences:
- a CDS encoding PTS transporter subunit EIIC produces MSKEAFYHALAKDILDNCGGSSNISGFTHCMTRLRITPFDQDKTDIEALKRLDGVIGVVEAETLQIILGAGVVNHVADAFANLMSPGKNIDLKEAASRKKADLNRKNTTPITLFLRKLSSIFIPLIPALIASGLITGITKAVIQAGWLPKESQIALILTVIGSGLFAYLGVLVGINAAKEFGGTPAMGGLAGILILNPEIANISLFGENLLPGRGGLIGVLFAAIFIAYTERLIRKYVHQSIDIIVTPTLSLLITGLVTYVVFIPVGGFISDLITSGLLSLLNVGGAVSGFVLGAAFLPLVITGLHQGLTPVHLELIRSIGDDPLLPILAMGGAGQVGAAFAIFMKTKKASLKRAIGGGLPSGLLGIGEPLIFGVTLPLGRPFLTACLGAGIGGAFQAHFQVATFSIGVSGLPLSFLVQPAQIVLYIIGLFISYAAGFVFTYAFGFTDDMAAEFD; encoded by the coding sequence ATGAGCAAAGAGGCATTTTATCATGCGCTGGCCAAAGATATTCTGGACAATTGCGGCGGTTCATCCAATATTTCAGGCTTTACCCATTGTATGACACGCTTAAGAATTACACCTTTTGATCAGGACAAAACGGATATTGAAGCGCTGAAACGGCTTGACGGAGTAATAGGCGTCGTCGAGGCCGAAACCCTGCAGATCATTCTCGGCGCGGGTGTCGTCAATCATGTCGCCGACGCTTTCGCAAACCTTATGTCACCCGGAAAAAACATTGATTTAAAAGAAGCCGCCTCACGGAAAAAAGCTGATCTCAACAGAAAAAACACAACACCCATCACCCTGTTTCTCAGAAAGCTATCAAGCATCTTCATTCCTCTTATTCCCGCACTCATTGCATCAGGTTTAATCACCGGCATTACGAAAGCCGTCATTCAGGCCGGCTGGCTCCCGAAAGAATCCCAAATCGCGCTTATATTAACGGTTATCGGTTCAGGCTTATTTGCTTACCTCGGCGTCCTTGTCGGCATCAATGCGGCGAAGGAATTCGGCGGGACACCCGCGATGGGCGGCCTTGCGGGGATATTGATCCTTAACCCTGAGATCGCCAATATCAGTTTGTTCGGAGAGAATCTGCTCCCTGGCAGGGGAGGATTAATCGGCGTGCTTTTCGCCGCGATTTTTATCGCTTATACCGAGCGGTTGATCAGAAAGTACGTCCATCAATCCATCGACATTATCGTTACGCCTACATTGTCTTTGCTTATCACCGGGCTGGTAACATATGTCGTCTTTATCCCTGTAGGCGGTTTTATTTCTGATCTGATTACATCAGGCTTATTGTCGCTATTGAATGTCGGGGGAGCAGTGTCGGGGTTTGTATTAGGGGCCGCCTTCCTGCCTCTTGTCATCACCGGGCTGCATCAGGGCTTGACTCCCGTGCATCTGGAATTAATCCGATCAATCGGAGATGACCCGCTTCTCCCGATTCTCGCGATGGGAGGCGCAGGTCAAGTAGGCGCAGCCTTCGCCATCTTTATGAAAACAAAAAAAGCCTCATTGAAAAGAGCGATTGGAGGCGGACTTCCATCAGGTCTGCTCGGAATCGGGGAGCCGCTCATCTTCGGCGTCACACTCCCGCTCGGCCGGCCGTTTTTAACAGCGTGTTTGGGCGCGGGAATCGGCGGCGCCTTTCAAGCCCATTTTCAAGTGGCCACTTTTTCAATCGGTGTCTCCGGCCTTCCGCTCTCATTTCTCGTACAGCCGGCCCAGATCGTTTTGTATATCATCGGTCTCTTCATCTCTTACGCGGCGGGCTTTGTCTTCACTTATGCTTTCGGGTTTACGGATGACATGGCTGCTGAATTTGATTAG
- the murQ gene encoding N-acetylmuramic acid 6-phosphate etherase, whose amino-acid sequence MTDRLNIHRLTTETRNPETASIHQADTMEILRIINREDFKVADAVQQVLPDIEIAVQFAHQSLRRNGRLIYAGAGTSGRLGVLDAVECPPTYSVSPDTVIGLMAGGADAFLQAAEGIEDSEETGALDLKTIGLTEDDTVIAIAASGRTPYAAGALKYAKTIGAKTVALTCNKHSLISTYADHSIEVVVGPEVITGSTRMKAATAHKMILNMISTAVMIKSGKVYENLMVDVHVSNEKLKERAIGTIQSITGVPYDKARETLEASGSHVKTAIVMLKTNSDETHAKALLKEAEGFIDKAIEQHISREKNR is encoded by the coding sequence ATGACAGACCGGCTTAACATTCACAGATTGACCACAGAAACAAGAAATCCAGAGACCGCTTCAATCCATCAAGCAGACACGATGGAAATCCTCCGCATCATTAACCGAGAGGATTTCAAAGTGGCGGACGCCGTTCAGCAGGTGCTGCCTGATATTGAAATTGCCGTTCAATTTGCCCATCAGTCATTGCGGCGAAACGGCAGGCTGATTTATGCGGGAGCGGGCACAAGCGGCAGACTTGGTGTACTGGATGCGGTTGAATGCCCGCCTACATACAGCGTAAGTCCCGACACCGTCATCGGACTGATGGCCGGAGGGGCAGACGCCTTTTTGCAAGCGGCTGAAGGAATCGAAGACAGCGAGGAAACCGGCGCTCTTGATCTCAAGACAATCGGGCTTACCGAAGACGATACCGTGATCGCCATCGCGGCAAGCGGGCGCACTCCGTATGCGGCCGGTGCGCTGAAATATGCAAAAACAATCGGCGCCAAAACCGTCGCGCTCACATGCAATAAGCACTCATTGATCAGCACGTATGCCGATCACAGCATCGAAGTTGTCGTCGGCCCCGAAGTGATTACAGGGTCAACACGAATGAAAGCGGCGACGGCACATAAAATGATTCTGAACATGATTTCCACCGCCGTGATGATTAAAAGCGGCAAAGTGTACGAAAATTTAATGGTGGACGTTCATGTCAGCAATGAAAAATTGAAAGAACGGGCAATCGGCACCATCCAAAGCATCACGGGCGTGCCGTACGACAAGGCAAGGGAAACGCTTGAGGCCTCAGGCAGCCATGTCAAAACGGCGATCGTCATGCTGAAGACGAATTCGGACGAAACACACGCAAAAGCACTTCTCAAAGAAGCAGAAGGCTTCATTGACAAAGCCATTGAACAGCATATTTCAAGAGAAAAAAACCGCTGA
- a CDS encoding DUF523 domain-containing protein yields the protein MILVSSCLGGIECRYNGSHAASEKILRLVDEKKAVMVCPELLGGFTTPREPAEIIGGTGEDVLNGTAKIVTASGEDVTALYMAGAEKTLAYAKEIGDGTVILKENSPSCGSSFIYDGTFSGKKITGDGITSALLKRAGCRVLSEDELDQL from the coding sequence ATGATCTTAGTCAGCTCTTGTCTCGGCGGTATCGAATGCAGGTATAACGGCTCCCACGCCGCTTCGGAAAAAATCCTCAGACTCGTGGATGAAAAGAAAGCTGTTATGGTCTGCCCTGAACTTTTGGGCGGCTTCACCACTCCCCGCGAACCGGCGGAAATCATCGGCGGCACGGGCGAAGATGTGCTGAACGGAACGGCGAAAATCGTAACGGCATCTGGTGAAGACGTTACCGCTTTATATATGGCCGGCGCGGAAAAAACACTGGCATACGCAAAAGAAATAGGCGACGGCACGGTCATCCTTAAAGAAAACAGCCCATCCTGCGGAAGCAGCTTCATCTATGACGGAACTTTCTCAGGGAAAAAGATCACCGGGGACGGCATCACTTCCGCTCTTTTAAAACGGGCAGGCTGCCGTGTGTTATCAGAAGATGAACTGGATCAATTATAA
- the sigW gene encoding RNA polymerase sigma factor SigW codes for MENLIKKRIKQVKKGDQNAFAEIVDLYKDKIYQLCYRMLGNVHEAEDIAQEAFIRAYVNIDSFDINRKFSTWLYRIATNLTIDRIRKKKPDYYLDAEVAGAEGLTMYSQIAADGVLPEDAVLSLELSDTIQKKILKLPDKYRTVIVLKYIDELSLIEIGEILNIPVGTVKTRIHRGREALRKQLRDL; via the coding sequence ATGGAAAACCTGATTAAAAAAAGAATTAAGCAAGTCAAAAAAGGCGATCAAAATGCGTTTGCGGAAATCGTTGACCTTTATAAAGATAAGATTTACCAGCTTTGCTACCGCATGCTCGGCAATGTCCACGAAGCGGAAGATATTGCGCAGGAGGCTTTTATCAGAGCGTATGTCAATATCGACAGTTTCGATATCAACAGAAAGTTTTCAACGTGGCTTTACAGAATTGCGACCAACCTGACCATTGACCGCATCCGCAAGAAAAAGCCTGATTACTATCTGGACGCAGAAGTGGCGGGAGCAGAAGGGCTGACGATGTATTCGCAGATCGCTGCGGATGGGGTTCTCCCTGAAGACGCCGTATTGTCATTGGAGCTGTCTGACACAATTCAGAAAAAGATTTTAAAGCTGCCTGACAAGTACAGAACGGTTATTGTATTAAAGTATATTGACGAACTCTCTTTAATTGAAATCGGGGAGATTCTGAATATCCCTGTCGGCACCGTCAAGACAAGGATTCACAGAGGCAGAGAGGCTCTTAGAAAACAATTGAGAGATCTTTAA
- the rsiW gene encoding anti-sigma-W factor RsiW, with product MSCPEQIVQLMHKHLDGDILPEDENVLKQHLRSCENCKRHFHEMEKSVALVRSTSHVTAPADFTAKVMANLPKEKKRASVKRWIKTHPIIAAAAVFVILMGGGFFNSWHNDHNFSVSKHPNLVVQNHTVTVPEGETVKGDVTVKNGKLVIKGKVDGNVTVVNGEKYMASAGQVTGQIEEINQLFDWVWYELKSAGQGVVSALDPNEDE from the coding sequence ATGAGCTGTCCTGAACAGATCGTGCAGCTTATGCATAAGCATCTTGATGGAGATATCCTTCCTGAAGATGAAAACGTATTAAAACAACATTTGCGGTCATGCGAGAATTGCAAGCGGCATTTCCATGAAATGGAGAAATCCGTAGCGCTCGTCCGAAGCACATCGCATGTCACAGCCCCTGCTGATTTTACTGCCAAAGTTATGGCGAATCTTCCAAAAGAGAAAAAGCGCGCTTCTGTTAAACGATGGATCAAAACTCATCCGATCATTGCAGCCGCAGCGGTTTTTGTGATTTTAATGGGCGGCGGTTTTTTCAACAGCTGGCATAACGACCACAATTTCAGTGTGTCCAAGCATCCGAACCTTGTCGTACAGAATCACACGGTCACCGTCCCTGAAGGCGAGACCGTAAAGGGTGATGTCACAGTAAAAAACGGCAAGCTGGTCATTAAAGGTAAGGTCGACGGCAATGTGACCGTCGTCAACGGAGAAAAATACATGGCCTCAGCCGGACAAGTCACCGGGCAGATTGAAGAAATTAACCAATTGTTTGACTGGGTCTGGTACGAACTGAAATCGGCGGGTCAGGGCGTTGTGAGCGCTTTAGACCCGAATGAAGATGAGTAA
- the cdaA gene encoding diadenylate cyclase CdaA, with amino-acid sequence MAFEDIPFLQYLGNAVDILLVWYVIYKLIMVIRGTKAVQLLKGIVVIVLVRMASSYLGLSTLQWLMDQAITWGFLAIIIIFQPELRRALEQLGRGRFFSRSGTPVEEAQHKTIEAITKSISYMAKRRIGALIAIERDTGMGDYIETGIPLNAQVSSELLINIFIPNTPLHDGAVIMKNNEIAAAACYLPLSESPFISKELGTRHRAAVGISEVTDSLTIIVSEETGAISVAKNGDLRRELTEEALKEMLEAEFKKNARDTSSNRWYWRGKKNG; translated from the coding sequence ATGGCTTTTGAGGACATCCCATTTTTGCAATACCTCGGCAATGCCGTTGATATTCTCCTTGTTTGGTATGTGATATATAAATTAATCATGGTCATACGCGGAACGAAGGCGGTTCAGCTTTTAAAAGGAATCGTCGTCATCGTATTGGTCCGGATGGCCAGTTCATATTTGGGACTCAGCACGCTTCAATGGCTGATGGACCAAGCGATAACATGGGGATTTTTAGCGATTATCATTATATTCCAGCCGGAGCTGAGGCGGGCGCTTGAACAGCTCGGACGGGGCCGGTTCTTTTCAAGGAGCGGCACCCCCGTGGAGGAAGCACAGCATAAGACAATTGAAGCGATTACAAAATCGATCAGCTACATGGCGAAACGCCGCATCGGCGCTCTCATCGCCATCGAGCGCGACACGGGAATGGGCGATTATATTGAGACGGGCATCCCGCTTAATGCGCAGGTCAGCTCGGAGCTTTTGATAAATATCTTCATTCCGAATACGCCGCTGCACGATGGAGCGGTCATTATGAAAAATAACGAGATTGCGGCTGCTGCCTGTTATCTGCCGCTTTCTGAAAGCCCGTTTATTTCAAAGGAGCTGGGGACGCGGCACAGAGCGGCTGTCGGCATCAGTGAAGTGACGGACAGCTTAACCATTATCGTATCCGAAGAGACGGGCGCCATCAGTGTGGCCAAAAACGGAGACCTTCGCAGAGAATTGACGGAAGAAGCACTGAAAGAAATGCTTGAAGCCGAGTTTAAGAAAAACGCCAGAGATACTTCTTCTAACCGCTGGTACTGGAGGGGCAAGAAAAATGGATAA
- a CDS encoding YbbR-like domain-containing protein has product MDKFLNNRWAVKIIALLFALLLYVAVNNNQAPTPKKPGESFFPTSTTDEATLTDIPVKAYYDEANYVVTGVPQTVNVTIKGSTSAVKKARQTKNFEIYADMNKLKTGTHKVELKAKNVSDGLTISINPSVTTVTIQEKTAESFPVEVEYYNKSKMKKGYTPQQPIISPKNVQITGSKNVIDNISLVKASVNLENANETIDREVKVTVYDKDGNALPVDVEPSVIKVTVPVASPSKKLPFKIERKGSLPDGVSIASIDSNPSEVTVYGPQDVLDSLEFIDGVSLDLDKIDKDTDVDADIPLPKGVTKVSPGKITLHVKVDSEDKKDFSNVPIKTVGLGGSQRIEFLDPESRAINITAKGSPSNIKALKKSDIELYANVSGLDDGEHSVKLEVNGPQNVTWSLSKDTVKIRLTSKKNTSSNKNDGGSADSGNKDGTSGGADKDKNQEDTDSDQNKSQNQDQNQDQDEDGSSADSSSTE; this is encoded by the coding sequence ATGGATAAATTCTTAAACAACCGCTGGGCTGTAAAGATCATTGCATTGCTCTTTGCGCTCCTGCTTTATGTGGCGGTTAACAACAACCAGGCGCCGACTCCGAAAAAGCCGGGGGAATCCTTTTTTCCGACATCAACGACTGACGAGGCTACGCTTACTGATATTCCTGTAAAAGCGTACTATGATGAAGCGAATTACGTAGTCACCGGCGTGCCCCAGACCGTAAATGTCACGATTAAAGGCTCGACAAGCGCGGTGAAAAAGGCGAGACAGACGAAGAATTTTGAGATATACGCTGATATGAATAAGCTGAAGACCGGGACTCATAAGGTCGAATTGAAGGCGAAAAATGTATCGGACGGACTGACGATATCCATTAACCCGTCAGTCACGACGGTTACGATTCAGGAAAAAACGGCTGAAAGTTTTCCGGTTGAAGTTGAATACTACAATAAAAGCAAAATGAAAAAGGGATATACGCCCCAGCAGCCGATTATCAGCCCGAAAAACGTACAGATTACGGGTTCGAAAAATGTGATTGACAACATTTCGCTTGTCAAAGCATCCGTGAACCTTGAAAATGCAAATGAGACCATTGATAGGGAAGTGAAGGTGACCGTCTATGACAAAGACGGCAACGCACTTCCTGTTGATGTTGAACCGTCAGTCATTAAAGTGACGGTTCCCGTGGCCAGCCCGAGCAAAAAGCTCCCTTTCAAAATTGAAAGGAAGGGAAGTCTTCCTGACGGGGTGAGCATTGCGAGCATTGACTCGAATCCGAGTGAGGTGACGGTTTACGGCCCGCAGGATGTGCTGGATTCACTTGAATTTATCGACGGTGTATCTCTTGATTTAGACAAAATTGATAAAGATACGGATGTCGATGCCGACATCCCGCTTCCTAAGGGTGTCACAAAGGTGTCACCGGGGAAAATTACCCTTCATGTTAAGGTGGACAGTGAAGACAAAAAGGATTTTAGCAATGTCCCAATCAAGACGGTCGGACTGGGAGGCTCGCAGCGGATTGAGTTTCTCGACCCTGAATCGCGGGCGATCAATATTACGGCCAAAGGCTCTCCGTCCAACATTAAGGCGCTGAAAAAGTCGGACATTGAGCTGTATGCCAATGTCTCGGGCTTAGATGACGGAGAGCATTCTGTAAAGCTTGAAGTAAACGGGCCGCAAAATGTCACATGGTCCTTGTCAAAAGACACGGTTAAGATCAGGCTGACTTCTAAGAAAAACACAAGTTCAAATAAAAATGACGGCGGCTCCGCTGATTCCGGCAATAAAGACGGCACAAGCGGAGGCGCAGACAAAGACAAGAACCAGGAAGACACTGACAGCGATCAGAATAAAAGTCAAAACCAGGATCAAAATCAAGACCAGGATGAAGACGGATCAAGTGCTGATTCATCTTCAACAGAATGA
- the glmM gene encoding phosphoglucosamine mutase: protein MGKYFGTDGVRGVANSELTPELAFKVGRFGGYVLTKDKQRPKVLIGRDTRISGHMLEGALVAGLLSIGAEVMRLGVISTPGVSYLTKAMDAEAGVMISASHNPVQDNGIKFFGGDGFKLSDEQEAEIERLMDEPEDKLPRPTGADLGLVNDYFEGVQKYLQFLKQTADEDFTGIHVALDCAHGATSSIATHLFADLDADVSTMGTSPNGLNINDGVGSTHPEALSAFVKEKNADIGLAFDGDGDRLIAVDEKGNIVDGDQIMYICAKYLKSEGRLKDDTVVSTVMSNLGFYKALEKEEIKSIQTAVGDRYVVEAMKKDGYNVGGEQSGHLIFLDYNTTGDGLLSAIMLVNTLKASGKTLSELAGEMKKFPQLLVNVKVTDKYKVEENAKVKAVISEVEKEMNGDGRILVRPSGTEPLVRVMAEARTKELCDEYVTKIVDVVRTEMGAE, encoded by the coding sequence ATGGGCAAGTATTTTGGAACAGATGGTGTAAGAGGTGTTGCCAACAGCGAGCTTACGCCAGAGCTGGCCTTTAAAGTGGGGCGTTTTGGCGGTTATGTCCTGACCAAAGATAAACAGCGCCCGAAAGTGCTGATCGGCCGCGATACACGTATCTCCGGACATATGCTGGAGGGAGCCCTTGTCGCCGGACTTTTATCGATCGGAGCTGAAGTGATGCGCCTCGGCGTTATTTCTACGCCGGGGGTATCCTATTTAACAAAAGCGATGGATGCTGAGGCGGGCGTCATGATTTCCGCTTCTCACAATCCCGTACAGGATAACGGAATTAAATTTTTCGGAGGAGACGGCTTTAAGCTTTCTGACGAGCAGGAGGCCGAGATTGAACGTCTCATGGATGAACCGGAAGACAAACTTCCGCGACCGACAGGCGCGGACCTCGGGCTTGTGAACGATTATTTTGAAGGCGTTCAAAAGTATCTGCAATTTTTAAAGCAGACGGCGGATGAGGATTTCACGGGCATTCACGTAGCGCTTGACTGCGCCCATGGTGCGACATCTTCCATTGCGACACACCTTTTTGCCGATCTTGATGCTGACGTGTCTACAATGGGAACGTCTCCGAACGGCTTAAATATTAATGACGGCGTCGGTTCTACACACCCGGAAGCGCTGAGTGCTTTCGTCAAAGAAAAAAATGCCGATATCGGCCTTGCGTTTGACGGAGACGGCGACCGCCTCATTGCCGTTGATGAAAAAGGAAACATCGTGGACGGCGATCAGATCATGTACATATGCGCGAAGTATTTGAAATCAGAAGGCCGTCTGAAGGATGATACAGTCGTATCAACCGTGATGAGCAACCTCGGTTTCTACAAAGCGCTTGAAAAAGAAGAAATCAAAAGCATCCAAACGGCAGTCGGTGACCGCTATGTCGTAGAAGCGATGAAAAAAGACGGCTATAATGTCGGCGGCGAGCAGTCAGGGCACCTTATTTTCCTTGATTACAACACTACCGGCGACGGGCTCTTATCGGCGATCATGCTTGTGAATACGCTGAAGGCATCGGGGAAAACCCTTTCAGAGCTTGCTGGTGAAATGAAAAAATTCCCGCAGCTTTTAGTAAACGTGAAAGTGACGGATAAATATAAGGTAGAAGAAAACGCTAAGGTGAAGGCCGTCATTTCTGAAGTGGAAAAAGAAATGAACGGAGACGGCCGGATTTTAGTGCGCCCGTCAGGCACCGAGCCGCTTGTCCGTGTAATGGCGGAAGCAAGAACAAAAGAGCTTTGTGACGAATATGTCACAAAAATCGTGGATGTCGTGCGGACAGAAATGGGAGCGGAATAG
- the glmS gene encoding glutamine--fructose-6-phosphate transaminase (isomerizing) has translation MCGIVGYIGHLDAKEILLKGLEKLEYRGYDSAGIAVANEQGVHVYKEKGRIADLREVVDQTVESQAGIGHTRWATHGEPSFLNAHPHQSALGRFTLVHNGVIENYVQLKREYLENVELKSDTDTEVVVQMIEQFVAGGLSTEEAFRKTLTLLKGSYAIALFDGENTDTIYVAKNKSPLLIGLGDTFNVVASDAMAMLQVTNEYVELLDKEMVIVTKDEAVIKNLDGEVMTRASYIAELDASDIEKGTYPHYMLKETDEQPLVMRKIIQTYQDENGRLAVAGDVADAVAEADRIYIVACGTSYHAGLVGKQYIEMWANVPVEVHVASEFSYNMPLLSKKPLFIFLSQSGETADSRAVLVQVKALGHKALTITNVPGSTLSREADYTLLLHAGPEIAVASTKAYTAQIAVLAILASVAAERNGVDIGFDLVKELGIAANAMEALCDQKDEMEMIAREYLTVSRNAFFIGRGLDYFVCVEGALKLKEISYIQAEGFAGGELKHGTIALIEEGTPVFALATQEHVNLSIRGNVKEVAARGANTCIISLKGLEDADDRFVLPEVNPALAPLVSVVPLQLIAYYAALHRGCDVDKPRNLAKSVTVE, from the coding sequence ATGTGTGGAATTGTTGGTTATATCGGTCATCTTGATGCGAAAGAGATTTTGTTAAAAGGATTAGAGAAGCTTGAGTACCGCGGTTATGACTCTGCCGGTATCGCTGTGGCGAATGAGCAGGGCGTGCATGTGTACAAAGAAAAAGGCCGCATCGCCGACCTTCGTGAAGTGGTGGATCAAACGGTTGAATCTCAAGCGGGAATCGGCCATACACGCTGGGCGACTCACGGCGAACCAAGCTTCCTGAACGCTCACCCGCATCAAAGCGCACTTGGCCGCTTTACACTTGTTCATAACGGTGTGATCGAGAACTATGTTCAGCTGAAGCGTGAATACCTTGAAAACGTTGAACTGAAAAGCGACACGGACACTGAAGTAGTCGTTCAAATGATTGAGCAATTTGTGGCAGGAGGACTCAGTACAGAAGAAGCGTTCCGCAAAACACTGACTCTGTTAAAAGGCTCTTACGCAATTGCATTATTTGACGGCGAAAACACAGACACCATTTACGTTGCAAAAAACAAAAGCCCTCTGTTAATCGGCCTTGGAGATACTTTTAACGTCGTGGCATCTGACGCGATGGCTATGCTTCAAGTAACGAATGAATACGTTGAGCTTTTGGACAAAGAAATGGTGATCGTGACAAAAGACGAAGCCGTGATTAAAAACCTTGACGGTGAAGTCATGACACGTGCGTCTTATATCGCTGAGCTTGACGCCAGTGATATTGAAAAAGGCACATACCCTCACTACATGTTAAAAGAAACGGATGAGCAGCCGCTTGTTATGCGCAAAATCATCCAAACGTATCAGGACGAAAACGGCAGACTGGCTGTGGCTGGCGATGTCGCTGACGCCGTGGCGGAAGCGGACCGCATTTATATCGTGGCTTGCGGAACGAGCTACCATGCCGGTCTTGTCGGGAAACAATATATTGAAATGTGGGCAAACGTCCCGGTTGAAGTGCATGTAGCGAGTGAATTCTCTTACAACATGCCGCTTCTGTCTAAGAAACCGCTCTTTATTTTCCTTTCTCAAAGCGGAGAAACAGCGGACAGCCGCGCCGTGCTTGTTCAAGTCAAAGCGCTGGGTCACAAAGCGCTGACAATTACAAACGTTCCGGGTTCCACGCTGTCCCGTGAAGCGGATTACACATTGCTTCTGCACGCAGGCCCTGAGATCGCCGTTGCATCAACAAAAGCGTATACGGCTCAGATTGCCGTGCTTGCGATTCTTGCGTCCGTTGCAGCCGAACGCAATGGCGTTGATATCGGTTTTGATTTAGTCAAAGAATTGGGTATCGCGGCAAACGCCATGGAAGCCCTTTGCGACCAGAAGGACGAAATGGAAATGATCGCGCGTGAGTATCTGACTGTTTCAAGAAATGCTTTCTTCATCGGCCGCGGCCTTGACTACTTCGTATGTGTCGAAGGCGCCCTGAAGCTGAAAGAGATTTCTTACATCCAGGCGGAAGGCTTCGCCGGCGGTGAGCTGAAGCACGGAACAATCGCTCTGATTGAAGAAGGAACACCAGTCTTTGCGCTGGCGACACAAGAACACGTCAACCTGAGCATCCGCGGAAACGTGAAGGAAGTCGCAGCCCGCGGCGCCAACACTTGCATCATCTCGCTAAAAGGTTTAGAAGACGCAGACGACAGATTCGTCCTGCCGGAAGTCAACCCTGCGCTTGCTCCGCTGGTATCTGTTGTACCGTTGCAGCTGATTGCTTACTACGCTGCACTGCACCGCGGCTGTGACGTTGATAAACCGCGCAACCTTGCGAAGAGTGTGACTGTGGAGTAA
- a CDS encoding DUF4885 family protein produces the protein MRLNARYIKNQVMAQQVLQRYSSKTNVKDAAKGTDSLLIQAGGSRDLSQVNYSTSGVTEKGSSLSRLYQSANQKTMTDNGNETVIQANNPYESESDIASKILNEKYSRINEINKRKPDPLGYIKDKYQRANSPYFRSDLSESERQAAYHNETEWLFKGKAQSYDFRDAAFRGETLSGEIEGENEKVFQRGQVNQQIEMLFHRNHIQIPEGANLTFTISPIDYLLKVSGTDDEELTKQIEAVLNSGENSKELFAHIIRSRSDDSSQFTAEAYEKYQVVREMYEVTGYHLKDLQIVNGKYVTEDGRDLLDVYKEALQQDPLLKHTAAEAAAHYGQGLTKLARTGYDAIPDLVLSIDYRDGSLRDVGQRKQYGSGGTDWLSEWKRQLGVRI, from the coding sequence ATGCGCCTAAACGCTCGATATATAAAAAATCAAGTAATGGCTCAGCAAGTGCTTCAGCGGTATTCTTCCAAAACAAATGTGAAAGATGCGGCAAAAGGAACGGACAGCTTATTGATTCAGGCAGGCGGGAGCCGCGATCTGAGCCAGGTGAATTATTCAACGAGCGGTGTCACTGAGAAAGGGAGCAGCCTGTCCCGTTTATATCAATCCGCAAATCAGAAAACGATGACGGATAATGGGAATGAGACGGTGATTCAAGCCAATAATCCGTATGAGTCTGAGAGTGATATTGCGAGTAAGATTCTTAATGAGAAGTACAGCCGTATCAACGAAATCAATAAACGAAAGCCTGATCCTTTAGGTTATATTAAGGACAAATATCAGCGTGCCAATTCTCCTTATTTCAGGAGTGATTTATCGGAATCAGAGCGTCAGGCCGCTTATCATAATGAAACGGAATGGCTGTTTAAGGGGAAAGCCCAAAGCTATGATTTTCGTGATGCGGCGTTTCGGGGTGAAACGCTCAGCGGAGAGATTGAGGGAGAAAATGAAAAGGTGTTTCAGCGCGGGCAGGTCAATCAGCAGATTGAGATGCTTTTCCATCGGAATCATATTCAGATTCCGGAGGGCGCGAACCTTACATTTACGATATCACCGATTGATTATCTGTTAAAAGTGAGCGGAACGGACGATGAAGAGCTCACTAAGCAGATTGAAGCCGTCTTAAACTCTGGGGAAAACAGCAAAGAGCTGTTTGCGCACATCATTCGGAGCCGGAGTGATGATTCCTCGCAGTTTACGGCAGAAGCGTATGAGAAATATCAAGTTGTTCGGGAAATGTATGAGGTGACCGGCTATCATCTGAAAGACTTGCAGATCGTGAACGGAAAGTACGTCACAGAAGACGGCCGCGACCTTTTAGACGTCTATAAAGAAGCGCTGCAGCAAGATCCTTTGCTGAAACATACGGCCGCAGAAGCAGCCGCCCATTACGGACAGGGGCTCACGAAGCTGGCGAGAACGGGGTATGATGCCATTCCTGATTTGGTGCTGTCAATTGATTATAGAGACGGGTCTCTGCGTGACGTCGGCCAACGCAAGCAATACGGATCAGGGGGTACGGACTGGCTTTCTGAATGGAAACGGCAGCTGGGCGTGCGTATATAA